The segment CTCTCCTATTCCCCGCTCAAGctgtctctgggactggatcgcCTCTTGCTGTCTGTGGCTATGTTTACTGAAGGTGAGTAGTAAGTAATGACAAAAGGGCTGAACTATTTGGCTGACTTGAACTTTTCAAATGACAGAAACTTGGTTGAGAGAACATAGCTGGAGATCTAATAAACTGCTTCATGAGTCACTGGATCACATTTTGATGGGATTGGATATGAAACTGTGGCTGGTGCCCAGGTTCATGTGAAAAGTCTCAGAGCCTCAACTGAAGCTCTCAATGCACGTGGCCCAAGGTTTGAACCTGCAATGAATCCTGGCAAGTTCTGTGAGGTTTTCTGTTCTTGTTGTTGTGAGCGTTTTTCCTGGTTCTAATTACACGCGTCCAGCAGGGCAATGAAACAGTCCCAAGGCTCTTTGTTTTTGGTGGTGCAACATCCCAACTCAGCCATATTGTGCGGACAACAAAGGCAACCATAGCAATTGTAGATGTCCTCTACGTGACTGCTAAAGAGGGGAACAAAACTTTGCTCTAATAACCAGAAAGGCAGAACCAGCTTTGGAGGCATGGGAAACAGGCGTGCATAGGGCCCTGCCTGCAGTGATGAGTTGGATATTTGGAGGCTATGCATATTTTACAGCCACTAGATGGCAGTGGTGGTTTAGGGAGAGGaagctccttcccctctcccatggTCCTGTGTGATTATGGGGGAGGAGGTTGGTTGTGTGTTAGGACCTGATCCTTCTCGTGGTGACTTATGGTGGTGTGCAGTGACCGAAATGGAGCTTCTTTTCCTTGGCTTGATCCTTGGCAGGGAAGACATTTCAGTATAAAGCTCATTGTTCTGCTCCGAGACTTGGACTGACTCTTATTGCTGCTTCCTGTTTTGGACAGGGAGTGGGTACTGCAGACACACCCATCTGATGCCCTATCGGGCAGACACTATAGACTAGGGCAAAAGAAGCTTTAAGCTCTGCCTTGCTGGAGGAAGCAGATAGTCTTGGGGTGCAATTTTTTAAGCTTGGTGCTATGGGGTATAATGTTTTGTCCTCCTTGCCGCTCCCCATGATTGAAGATTATCAGAGTGGGGAGCTCTCACCTGATTTGTCCCATAAAATTCAAATATCCATCTTTGCCTAATGGGCAGGTAGTTGCATATGcataaagcagaaaaaaatatatctatcTATTGCATTAAATGCAACCCATGCTTCCTATGGTCACTGATGATCCTCTTCACTCACTGTCTTGATACAATTTAATTATTATGTAATGTGGTTTGATTTTTGGCAGGTTTCCTGTTCTGTTTCCATGACTACAGTAATACTGCTCTGGATCAGCACCTCCACTCCTTGCTGCTCATCGCTATATTTGGCGGAGCCTTTTGTGCCCTGATGGAAGTGTTCCTGCGGGATCACACCATCCTGGAGTTCTTCAGAACCAGTTTTTTCATTCTCCAGGGATCCTGGTTCTGGCAGGTCAGTTGTTCTGATCTGATACTTTCAGCTGAACTTCAGGTTTGGAGGGgacagggaaaggagagaaggcAGTGATGTTATTGTTTGTTTTGTGATGGCACCTAGGAGCCCctgtcatggagcaggaccccattctgttaggtgctgtaccaacacagaacaaaaagacagccccaaagagctaacaTTACTCATTATAGACCAATGGTTAGTATCCTTTAATTATTGGTGATCTTGTTGGGTGTTTCTTAGTAAATACCATGTAACTATATAGCTGTTCATTCTTCCAGATAATATTTGGTAATgacacattgggccaaattctctattaccttcagtggatttactccagGGGTGAATTTTGCCCATTGGGTCTTTAAATCACTTAGCTCCTACTTTGGGAAGGAACATCCATCTGTGTTTGTATTGCTTAGCAGCTCTTGTAGTACAGTTTCGCTTTGTGGGGAAAGGACATGGTAAGACCAATAAAAAATTCTTTAAGGCATTTTAAGTCATTGTCAAAAGGATTTAATCTCTGGATTCTGTAGATTGGCCTGAATATTTCACCACATAAGCCATAGGTTTTATGCTCTTCTCTTGCACTGCAGCTACTATATGGAGACTTGAGTATATATGCAATATTGACTACTGCAAGTATTACAAAATCTTGAATTGGGTGTCCCCCCCCATCATGGTCGTAGCATTCACCTGCCTTTAAAACAGTGTTGTGAGGCTTTGCTAATGAGGTCAAACACAGAATCATGTTGTCTGACTCCAAAGCCTTTGTTTTAACCACTCTATATAATATTTCTTGTCTAGGAAACCTCTCTAATCTTCTTGTGTCTAGCACCATGGACTAGACAAATTCTAGTGCTCAGGAgaagggtttgggggagggaaggggaggtgagGTTGAGGTTTGCCCCGTGTCAGTCCTTCTGTTCAGAATTGTAAAGGTGAGGGTATTCATTCCTGGCATCTAAAGAGTTATAGAGACTGATGTAACATTAACAAATCCCCCTGTTTAAAAAAGTTTGTCAAGCCAAGAGGTTGTtgcaagcagggagaactggtgCGGGCAGTGGTTTGATAGTGAGCCAAGAGCATTCTGCTTCTAGTCAATGGGTGGATGTTGCCATAATAACCGAGATGTGCTAGAGGGGCTGATACCTGTCTTTCTCTGTAAAATggttcattttttcttcttctaaccAGATTGGGTTTGTGCTGTCCCCACCGTGGGGAGGGCCAGGCTGGGACCAGACTGACCATGGAAACTTCAAATTCCTCACCATGTGCTTCTTCTGGCATTACGCAGCTGCTCTTCTCGTCACAGCAGCCAactctgttttttcttcttggtATGTGGTGGGGCGGGGCAGTGGCGTGCCAGGACTAGACAACAATTTGTGTCTACTTTACAGTAACTAGTCATTATTTGTCAGTGGCTGATAGTTTGTGCAATAATTAGAACTACTTTAATAGCACTGCAGTGCTATGCTGATTAACCTGTTCACATTTCGCTGTGTGCACAGAATTCAGATTAGTACCAATGGGAGTGACATGTACGTATCAACTGCAGGAGAGAATCAGAACAAATAAGCACCTaaagctgctgctgtttgatGGGTAACAACCTGTTTTTATGGTGGGTGCTTCCATAATAACTTAATTATTGTTGTTGcttgaaaatatttaattgaTTCTCTCATTGTTGACACTGGTAGCAGTGGGCTTTTAGGGAACAAACAGTCTGACTAGCTGAATATACCAGGTTAACATAACCAGACTAAAAGCATATGCCTAAATTAAATGTTCTTATGGGAGAAATGATGGTGAAGGATCCCATGTTACAAAGAGTTGAACAGTTTTTAATGTAACAAAGATAACAAAAAGCCTAGTGACTTTACACAAATCAGTTACTAATTAGATCAGTGTTTCATCATCAGGCCAGTGTGcacattaatatttttattttcttttttttttttaatgcaggtaCAGAAAGGCATGTCAGGCAAACTTTGGAAATATCGATGTCGAACTCGACTGTGGGTTTTGTTTACGGAAAACCAACCAAAGCCCTGAACCCGTCCTTCTCCCAGAGGATGGGTTGGATGAAAAGTGAGGACTTGGCTGACTTCTCTGCTTTCCTGAGGATTGTCCACCTTGTTTAAAGCACTTAAGATGAgatttttatttgccattttaaatAAAGTTGAGACTTTACAATGGGGTATCTAAGGAGGGAGGAAAGTGTGCACAATGTCCCATTATGCAATATGTACAGAACTAAGGTGTAAGaattttctctccccaccccccatccctgcagATGCCCTTTAGAGCTGAAAAGtgtgctaatttttttttcctttttaagttattttttaaaataatactataGATATTGGGTGTAGACATTCTAATGTTATGACTACACTGCATGAGCAAGTTGGCATTTGGAATCTCATATCTACGTGGTTGGCTAAGCTATTTGCACCTCCTTCAGCTAATCCAGTTTCCGAATCGAATTGAGATTTAGCACTGAACTATAGAGTTCGAAACCCTAGACTGGCATTTCATGAACTACCCTGAAATGGGTTTGACCAAAACCCCTGGATTACAGCTAGAGTACTGGGAGATATACAGGAAGGTCATCATTCTCTTTCATGTGTTAATATGATATATTTCATTGTTTTTTGTGTACAGTGTAATTTAATTATATAATTTTCAAGTACATGTGTCTacaaataaaaatagtattttaaaaaggcatgttTACACACACCTTGAGCTAATGcaccaagaagaaaaaaaacttgtattaatttttttttccatcctaAACATTTCTGAAATTTAGCTCagcactcctctccaccccctgccacTCTAAATATCTGGGGAAATTTCCAGCCTGGGAGCTCTTGCTATGGAATAGTCTCCTAAAGGAAGTGACGGAGGTTTCATtcaaaaaaggaggaggaatcACTGAAAATTGTGCTACAGGGTTCATTCCTGCACAAGCTCGGGTGCATGAACTAGATGTGCTGGGGCTAGGTAGGCCTTTTCTGCCTCTGCTTTCCATGATTCTATACACTTTGGAGTGGGaacagagagaagagaaaatgaaCCAAGCAAGAAGATTCAATTAGGTGGTGCTTATCTGCCAGCCTATCCAGACTGCTAATTAATGTATGGAGTTGGGGGGATTTGTTAGAGGCATGCGACCCTCCTTGTGGATATGGATACAGGCAGTATGTGCATGTTCCTACTACAAGACCTTTCTGCAGCGTTCAACACAAAGAGCTGTTGGCCTGCCTACCATGCATGGCACAAGCCGCTTGAAGCCACAGAAAAGAGTGAAACTACAATGCAAGCTGCGTATGTTTTACTCCCCTTCCCTGAAGGCATGCCTCTCCACCCACCACAACTGGGCAAAGTGATGCAAAGCCCCAGGGTCTCGCTCAGCACGTGAGTGGTTAGCTGAGTTGACCTGCTTCCTTCTCTGGAAGATAATGATCCCTTCATTCTAACCAGATTGGGTTTCTGCTGTACCCACCTTGGGGTGGGCCGGCCTGGGACCGCACTGACCATGGAAACATCATGTTCATCACCATGTGCTTCAGCTGGCACTATGTGGGTGCTCTCCTCCTCGTTACCACAAACTACGCCATTGTTTACTGGTATGTGGTGAGGCTAGGCCGGGGAAGAATTGTTGGATGTGCGTATATTACAGAAATTAGCCAGGGTTTGTGACAGTGAGCCACATTAGGTACAAAGCTCTCTAAATTCCCTTAGACCGGTACAGCGAGAGCGGTTAGCTGAGTTCCGTATCTTCGCTGGATGCAAGGCAACAAAATACGTAGACTTGGACATTTATTTGACTGGTAGCTGCTTATTGAAAATCTGAGGGCAATCTGAAAAAGCAAGCCAGAAGATACAAAACTCGCAAGGAGAGCGGGGAATAGCATTGATTTACTGCTGCCAAAAGCATACATCCCAGTTGTTGTCTTCTCTAGGTCATCCAGTTATTTACAAATTGTACAAAATGTCCTGTTAACCTTGAACAGAGATGGACAAATCTGCACCTCGGCAGTTCCACATACAGAAACCACTGATTCTAATGTTATGGTCAAGAAACAGTTCCCTCCTCTTAGCCTTGCTCTCTGTATTTAGTCATTGCTCAAGTCTGTCTCAGAAGATCCCCCATCCCTATTTCAGATCCGTCTGGCCTACATTTACTGCTTCAAGGTAGCTTTGATGTCCTCAAGCACCTCGGCTTCTTTTCCCGTCTCTTTTTCAATGGAAATACCAATGCATTTTCTGTCCTTGAAAATCTTCTCCTTACTCCCGACTATAGCTGAGTGAAAAATtgattgattatttatttattttaattcagttGCTGAGCTGAAAAAAATACTGTTTAGCTTCTAACTGAAAGTGAAGGTTTTTAGTTTTTCTTGCCAAAcggagaaaacaaaaacaaataaattgtttggtcaaatgaaatgttttgaatgtgAATTCAAATTGCCATTTcattttaaagtcatttttaaaaaaatgacaaaatggtttatttaaaaactggagatgctatttccagatttttttttccaaccaaaaCTATTTGCCAGATTTGACCTAAATTCACAGATAATTTTggtgccctgaaaaatgcattcTTTGGCAAATTTAGTATGCACTGaaatttttttgcctttctctacTCCTGTTGTTGGTGCTGCTGTTTAAGAGGTAGCTGATTTGGGGGCTTTCAGATACACCTGTAGCACCTCTTGCTGCATCTTGACATATATTAGGccacttgggtgcctaaatatgcaATTCAGTGTCTAACTTGAAGCCTCTATGTGTGAAAATTTTGTCCAGTATTCAGCATGAATTTAAGCCCCTTTTTTGAGGCTCAgtactgcaaggtgctgagctcaCTGGCTCCGCCCAgtaaaacatttaagcacatgctcaacatttaagcatgtgagagTAATCTGATCAAAATCAATGGAATATTTATGGCCTTAAAGTTGGTCACATGCCTAAAtgtttcattggatgcatccagaGTACTCAGCAGTTGGCAGGATCCAATCCCTGGTTAATGAATAATTCATGAACTAGGTGTGCTGTATTGAGGACTGtgctggaattgcaagctatcccTGTCAGAGCATCAGCGGTGAGGGGTGTTCTAGGTCCTGCTTGCAGGGTAGAAGATTCAATAGCAAAGCAGAACAGAAGAGTTAGTTTGAAAAGAGCTCACTTAaagcaaggtggggtgagttgtgcctcccTGCagtagggagcagcctgtttttctttccttctgtttttagATTCTTGCATGTTGTTGTTCTCAATTCTaggaaataaagtagtg is part of the Natator depressus isolate rNatDep1 chromosome 22, rNatDep2.hap1, whole genome shotgun sequence genome and harbors:
- the LOC141975971 gene encoding transmembrane protein 45B-like, whose amino-acid sequence is MSSFKGNALRGTFFLVFGLGWSVKYPLKYLSRTLNADSQASRWIQKLDILEGAAKAFLAVAGMLAEQFVPDGPHMGLYSGETHSWEKLTNWQYTTMYLFYGLSGIVDVLSYSPLKLSLGLDRLLLSVAMFTEGFLFCFHDYSNTALDQHLHSLLLIAIFGGAFCALMEVFLRDHTILEFFRTSFFILQGSWFWQIGFLLYPPWGGPAWDRTDHGNIMFITMCFSWHYVGALLLVTTNYAIVYWYVVRLGRGRIVGCAYITEISQGL